A genome region from Erigeron canadensis isolate Cc75 chromosome 3, C_canadensis_v1, whole genome shotgun sequence includes the following:
- the LOC122592490 gene encoding aminopeptidase P2 translates to MKSAAAIMSTLSLPPSTAYSSHRHYFHLFPLSFSINPCTYKKPSQINPHMFIVRNSTSGSSISAKPSSEMRKNRGGGSEQDQKLRSLRELFGKPGVNIDAYIIPSQDAHQSEFIAECYMRRQYISGFTGSAGTAIVTRHKAALWTDGRYFLQAEKQLSPSWILMRAGNWGVPNTTEWLNDVLAPGGRIGIDPFLFSSEAVNELKETVAKSNHELVYLYDVNLVDEVWKEARPLPPSKPIRLHDLKYAGVDVSTKLSNLRSELADSGSSAIVISMLDEIAWLLNLRGNDVPHSPVMYAYLIVEINAAKLFVDNSKVTPEVMEYLKKAGVELRPYESILSEIESLAARGAHLWLDTASVNAAIASTYATACDKYLENVGSKSRAKNLSGAPSVLCKSSPVSLAKAVKNHAELEGMRNSHLRDAAALTEFWSWLEEEMNKNVVLTEVEVADKLLEFRVSQDGFVDTSFDTISGSGANGAIIHYRAEPDSCSTVDTQKLFLLDSGAQYLDGTTDITRTVHFGQPSERQKECFTRVLQGHIALDQAVFPENTPGFVLDAFARSSLWKVGLDYRHGTGHGVGAALNVHEGPQSISFRFGNMTPLLKGMIISNEPGYYEDHSFGIRIENLLFVKEIDTPNRFGGITYIGFEKLTFVPIQTKLVDLTLLSAAEIDWLNDYHSQVWEKVSSLVDGTAREWLWNNTRPVAKP, encoded by the exons ATGAAGTCAGCAGCAGCGATAATGTCCACCCTCTCCCTCCCTCCTTCCACCGCCTATTCTTCCCACCGCCATTACTTCCACTTGTTTCCTCTTTCATTTTCAATCAACCCTTGTACATATAAAAAACCCTCACAAATCAATCCTCACATGTTCATTGTTCGCAATTCAACTTCCGGTTCCTCGATCTCCGCGAAACCGTCTTCGGAAATGCGGAAGAATCGTGGCGGAGGATCGGAACAAGATCAGAAGCTGAGGTCACTCCGTGAGCTGTTTGGAAAGCCAGGTGTTAATATTGATGCTTATATTATTCCTTCTCAGGATGCTCATCAG AGTGAATTTATTGCCGAGTGCTATATGAGGAGGCAATACATATCAGGTTTTACTGGTAGTGCTGGTACAGCGATTGTAACAAGGCATAAGGCAGCTCTTTGGACAGACGGGCGATATTTTCTTCAG GCTGAGAAGCAGTTGAGCCCGAGTTGGATCCTCATGCGTGCTGGTAACTGGGGTGTCCCTAACACTACTGAGTGGCTTAATGATGTTTTAGCTCCTGGTGGTAGAATTGGAATTGATCCT tttcttttttcttctgaGGCTGTAAACGAATTGAAGGAAACTGTTGCTAAAAGTAATCATGAATTGGTGTACTTATATGATGTTAATCTAGTGGATGAAGTTTGGAAAGAAGCAAGGCCATTGCCTCCAAGCAAACCAATCCGACTGCATGACCTTAAATATGCTGGTGTAGATGTATCAACTAAACTATCTAATCTAAGGTCTGAACTTGCCGACTCTGGTTCTTCTGCAATTGTCATCTCTATGCTCGATGAAATTGCATGGCTACTTAACTTG AGAGGAAATGATGTTCCTCATTCTCCTGTTATGTATGCATACTTGATAGTGGAGATTAATGCAGCAAAACTGTTTGTAGACAACTCTAAAGTGACCCCTGAAGTGATGGAGTACTTGAAAAAAGCTGGTGTAGAGTTAAGACCATACGAGTCCATTCTTTCTGAAATTGAAAG CTTGGCTGCTCGAGGGGCCCATCTGTGGCTGGACACAGCATCAGTTAATGCTGCTATTGCAAGCACATATGCAACCGCATGTGATAAATATTTAGAAAATGTTGGTAGTAAAAGCAGAGCGAAGAACTTATCTGGTGCACCAAGTGTGTTGTGTAAGAGCTCTCCGGTGTCTCTAGCTAAAGCAGTGAAAAATCATGCTGAGTTAGAAGGGATGCGTAATTCTCACCTTAG GGATGCAGCTGCTCTTACTGAGTTTTGGTCATGGTTGGAGGAGGAAATGAATAAAAATGTGGTACTCACAGAAGTTGAAGTTGCAGACAAACTTCTTGAGTTTCGTGTGAGCCAAGATGGTTTTGTTGATACTAGCTTTGATACTATTAGTG GGTCTGGTGCGAACGGTGCTATTATACATTATAGAGCAGAACCAGATAGCTGTAGCACTGTGGATACACAAAAACTCTTCCTGCTAGACAGTGGGGCACAATATCTTGATGGGACAACTGACATAACCCGGACAGTACATTTTGGCCAACCTTCCGAACGACAAAAAGAGTGCTTCACCCGAGTTCTTCAG GGCCATATAGCTCTTGACCAAGCAGTGTTTCCAGAAAATACTCCCGGTTTTGTACTGGATGCATTTGCACGTTCCTCCCTTTGGAAAGTTGGCCTTGATTACCGACATG GAACTGGGCATGGGGTTGGAGCTGCATTAAATGTTCATGAAGGTCCACAAAGTATTAGCTTCCGATTTGGCAATATGACTCCTTTGCTTAAAGGCATGATTATCAGCAATGAACCAGGCTATTATGAAGACCATTCTTTTGGTATTCGAATCGAG AATCTACTATTTGTCAAAGAGATAGACACTCCTAATCGTTTTGGAGGAATTACCTATATTGGATTTGAGAAGCTCACTTTTGTGCCTATACAG ACTAAATTGGTTGACTTAACCTTATTGTCTGCCGCTGAGATTGATTGGCTTAATGATTATCATTCACAAGTTTGGGAGAAG GTTTCCTCATTGGTGGATGGGACCGCACGTGAATGGCTATGGAATAACACACGTCCAGTTGCAAAACCATGA